A stretch of DNA from Variovorax paradoxus:
TGGGCCGTGGTCTCGATCTTGAAGGTCTGCTTGGGCGTGAACCAGATCTCCCAGGCCACCGCGTTGGCGATGGTGTACAGGTCGTTCTCGTTGCGGTACGGCCCATGGGCCAGTTCGACCAGCACGCGCTGCGCGAGCCGGCTGTGCAGGTTGAGCTTGAGGCCGTCGCGCCAGTCGGCGCGCACGCGCACCCCGCCCCGCAGGGTGAGCAGATCTTGTCCGCTGCGGCCGGTCAGGCCATGCACCTCCTGGGCAAGGTATTCCTCGACGCCGGCGGCGCAAGGCAGGAAAAATGAGAGATCGTTCACGGAAAGTCGGCCATCGGGAAGCCCGCTAAGGGCTCCCATTGTCGCCGCGTCGCGGGGCTTCTCTATATAGTCGATTTGCCCATGACGCCCACCCCCGCCTCCGCGGCCCCCCCGGCAGACGCCCGCGACGGCGACCACCGCTTCGCGATCCAGTGCGAAGTGCTGCGCTTGTCGATCCGCCCGCTCGGGCCGATGCTGCTGGTGCAGTACCTGCTCAACTGCGGCGTGGCGGCGCTTTTTGCCTGGCAGTTCTCGCCGGTGCGCGCGCTGGTGTGGCTGGCGCTCGTGACCGGTGTCACGGTGATGCGCGGCTTCTTTCCGCAACGGCTGCCCGAGCCATTCACGCCCACGAATCTGCGCGAGGCCCAGCGCCAGCACACGCTGCGCACGGCCATCTGGGAGCTGGCGCACGGCCTGGCGGGCGTGCTGCTGTTCAACCCCGAGCGCCCCGAGCTGCAACTGCTGCTGGGCCTGATCCTCATGGGCATGACGCTGTCGTCGGCGTTCTCGGTGTCGTTCTACACACCGGCCACGCAGCTGGCGATCACGCTGCTGCTGGCGCCGGTGATCGTCACGGGCCTGTGGCTCGGGGCGCCGGTGATGATGGCCGTCGCGGTGATCGGCATCGGCCTGACCGCGATGATGTGGAAGCTGGTGGCCGACCATTCGCGCCAGCTCGAGGAGAACATCGGCCTGCGCTTGAACGAGCGCACGCTGCGCGAACAGGCGCTGGCCGGCCTGCGCGCCTCCGAGCAAGCCCAGGCCGAGCGGCTGCGCTTCTTCTCGGCGGCCAACCACGACCTGCGCCAGCCGGTGATGGCCATCGGGTTGCAGGCCGAGGTGCTGCGCCAGCAGCTGCAGCACGGCACCGACAGCGCGGCGGTGCAGCACACGGTGGCCTCGCTCTCGCGCGCGCAGCAGGCGCTCGAGGCCCTGACCAACCAGCTGCTCGAAATCGGCCGCATCGAGGCCGCAGTCGATCCGCTGCGGCCGGCGGCCGTGGCGCTCGCGCCATTGCTGCACGAGCTGGCGCGGCAGGCCGGTGCAGGCCGCATCGCCGTGCGCTGCCCTGCCGACGCCATCGCCTGGACCGACGCCGTGGCGCTGCGCCGCGTGCTCTCCAACCTGCTGGACAACGCCCTCAAGTTCACGCCGCGCGGGCGCGTGCTGCTGGCGGTGCGGGCGCGCCGCCGGCCCGCCGCAGACACCGGGCGCGCGTGGCGCGTCGAGGTGCGCGACAGCGGCATCGGCATCGCGGCCGAATCGCAGGCGCGCGTGTTCGACGACTTCGAGCAGGTCGGCAATGTGGAACGCAACCTGCAGCACGGCCACGGCCTGGGGCTGGCGATCGTGCGGCGGCTGGCGGGGCAGCTCGGCATCGAGGTCGCGCTGCGCTCGGCGCCGGGCAAGGGCTCGGTCTTCAGCTTCGAGTTGCTGGCGGCCCGCCCCGGTGCGGCGGCCGTGCCGGCGCCTGCGCCCTCGGTGGCGATGGACCTGCCCGATGCCAACGCCGTGCTGCGCCCCGGCCTCGCCGTGCTGGTGGTCGAAGACAACATCGTCGTGGCCGACAGCCTCTCGGCGCTGCTGCGGCACTGGCAGGTGGCGCCGCGCGTCTACGCCAGCGCCGCCGAGGCGCTCGCGCTGGCCGACCTCGACGCGCTCGACGTGGCGCTGTGCGACATCCGCCTGCCCGGCGCGTTCAACGGCATCGCGCTGGCCGAGCGGCTGGCGCAGCGCAAGCCCACGCTGACGATCGCGCTGATCTCGGCCGACATCACCGAAGCCACGCAGCAGCTGGCCGCCACGCGCGGCTGGCACGCGCTGCGCAAGCCGGTGCAGCCGGACGATCTGCGGCGCGTGCTGTTGCGGGCCCAGCAGCAACAGCTGCAGCCGACGCCGTCGTCGTAGCGGCCTTCGGCACGGGGCCGCCCCCGCTGCGGTGTCATCGCTTCCGAGCTATGCTCCGCGCACAGGCCGCCGCCGCCCCTGCCCCGATGCCCGTCGAACCCCTTCCCGCTCCTTCCGTTGGCGCCGCCGCCCTGCGCGAGCCCCGCTACGGGCGGGTCACGATGGCGCTGCACTGGCTGCTCGCGGCGATGATCGTCGGCTCGCTTGGCGTCGGGCTCTACATGACGGGCCTGCCCTTTTCGCCGCAGCGCCTGAAGCTCTACAGCTGGCACAAGTGGGCCGGCATCACCATCCTCCTGCTGTCGGCGCTGCGGCTGCTGTGGCGCCTCACGCACCGACCGCCGCCGCTGTCGGCGCGGGTGCTGGCGGCCATGCCGACCTGGCAGCGGGCCGCCCACCGCATCAGCCATGCGCTGATGTACCTGCTGTTCTTTGCGGTCCCGCTGTTCGGCTGGGCCTACAGCTCGGGCATGGGCGTGCCGGTCGTGTGGTTCGGCCTGCTGCCGCTGCCCGACCTGGTGGCGGTCGACAAGGGCTTTGCCGAGGCCGTGCTCAAGCCGCTGCACCAGCGCAGCGCCTACCTGCTGGCCGGCGTCACGCTGCTGCATGTGGCGGCGGCGCTCAAGCACCACTGGATCGACCGCGACGGTCTGTTGCAACGCATGTGGCCCGCGCCACGCAAGGAATCCGCCGGATGACGACGCGTCTTTTGTGGGGCGCCGCCGCCCTCCTCGGCTTCACGCTGCACGCCGCGGCCGAGCCGATGCCGGCCACCGCGAAGCTGGTGCCCGAGAAGAGCCAGATCGCCTTCGTCAGCAAGCAGATGGGCGTGCCGGTGGAAGGCAGCTTCAAGCGCTTCGACGCGCAGGTCGCCTTCGATCCGAAGAAGCCCGAGGGCGGCTCGGTGCTGCTGCAGATCGACACCGCCAGCGCCGGTTTCGGCATCCCGATGAGCGATGCCGAGCTGCCCAAGCCGACCTGGTTCGACACCGCGCATTTCCCGCAGGCCAGCTTCCGCTCGACCGCCATCAAGGCACTGGGCGAGGGCCGCTTCGAGATGGCCGGCAAGCTCACCATCAAGGGCGTCAGCAAGTACGTGACGGTGCCCGTGAGCATCACCTCGTCGGGCGGCGCCTACTCGGTCGCCACGGGCACGCTCACGATTCAACGGCTCGACTACAAGGTCGGCGACGGCGAATGGACCGACACCTCCGTGGTCGGCAACGAGGTGCAGGTGCGCTTCAAGCTGACGCTCGCGGGCCTCGGGCCGCTGTGACGACGATCCCCTTTCCTATGCATCCCTCTTCTTCCGCCATGAACAAGCTCTTCTTTGCCGCGGCCCTGTGCGCGAGCGCGGCCCTGCCGCTGGCCGCGACGGCCCAGGAATACACCGCGCCACCGCTGGCCGCCAAGCCCGCCGGCGGGCCGGTCAAGAACGCCAGCTACGTGATCGACCCGACCCACACCTTCGTGATGTACGAGATGGGCCACTACGGCACCACCACCAACCGCGGCCGCTTCAGCACCAAGGACGGCTCGGTGCAGATCGACGGCACGGGCACCGGCGGCAAGGTCGACATCACGATGGACATCAGCTCCATCAACACCGGCGTCGACCTGCTCAACCGCCACGTGCAGAGCAAGGACTTCTTCAACGTAGCCGAATTCCCCACCGGACGCTTCGTGGCCGAGCGCATCGACTTCAGCGGCGACAAGGTGACCGACGTGCCCGGCACGCTCACGCTCATGGGCCAGACCAAGCCGGTGACGCTGAAGGCCGTGCGCTTCAACTGCTACCTGAACCCGCTCATCAACCGCCAGGTCTGCGGCGGCGACTTCGAGGCCACCGTGCAGCGCAGCGACTGGGGCATCACCTGGGGCCTGAACTTCGGCTTCGAGAACAAGGTGAAGCTGCTGGTGCAGGTCGAAGCGGTGAACGTGCAGCAATGACGACGACGCCAGGCGCCACGCGATGATGGACACCACCCTTTCCCTGCTCGGCATCGCCGGCGCCATGGCCGTCGGCGCCATGAGCCCGGGCCCGAGCTTCGTGATGGTGGCGCGCACCGCCGTGGCCTCGCGCAGCGACGGACTCGCTGCCGCCCTGGGCATGGGCGCCGGCGGGCTGGCGTTCTCCATCGCGGCGCTGGCCGGGCTGCAGGCGGCGTTCCTCGCGGTGCCGGGGCTGTACCTCGCGATCAAGGCCTTCGGCGGCGCCTACCTGATCTACCTGGGCTTTCGCATCTGGCGCGGTGCGCGCCAGCCGCTCGCGATCACGCCCGACACGGACGCCTCGCCCCGGGGCCAGGGCCGCAGCGGACGCACCTTCCTGCTCGGCCTGGCCACGCAGGTCAGCAACCCGAAGACGGCGGTGGTGTACGCGAGCATCTTCGCGGCCTTCTTGCCGCGCGAGGTGCCGCTGGTGTTGGCGCTCGCGGTGCCGGCCGTGATCTTCTGCATCGAGACGGGCTGGTATGCGATCGTTGCGCTGGCGCTGTCTTCGGCCGCACCGCGTGCCGCCTACCTGCGCTACAAGACCTGGATCGACCGCGCGGCCGGCGGCGTGATGGGGCTGCTGGGCCTGCGGCTCGTGTGGTCCGCGGTGCGCGGCACCTAGCAACCAAGCCGCTACAGCAGGCTCTCGGGCGTGAGCGGCGACAACAGCTCGAGCATGGTGCGGTCCCAGAAACCCGAGTCGGGTTCTTCATGCACCACGGTGGTCTTGCCGCCTTCCTCGCTGACCCACTCGATGCGCCGCGAGTCTTCAGCAAACCGCAGCCGGTAGGCGCCCTGCTGCTTGAGCACGTCGAGCAGCTTCAAGGTCTGCTGCGCCATCTCGGGGCTGCGGATGAACAGGCCGATCTCGGTGTTGTGGATCTCGGAGCGCGGATCGAAATTCATCGAGCCGACGAACAGGATGCGCTGGTCGATCACCGCCGACTTGGCGTGCAGCCGGCCCACCGACGTGCCGAACAAACCCAGCCGCACGCTGCGCCGCGTGCGCGCGGAACTCAGCTCGTGCAGCTCGGCGCCCAGCGCGAGCATGTCGGCGCGGTAGCGGCGGTAGGCGGTGTGGACCAGCGGCTCGTCGGTGGCCGCAAGCGAGTTGGTGACCACGCTGATCTTGACGTTGCGCCCGCGGATCTCGCGCATCACCTCCAGCCCCGACGCGCCCGGGATCAGGTAGGGCGAGACCAGCGTCACCTCGCTGCGCGCGCGGCGCATCTGCTCGACCACGTTGTAGCGCACGCTGTCCACGTCGAGCAGCGGCACGCCGCCATACGACGCGGTCTTGCCGATCACGCGGTCGGGCGAATCGGCGTACGCCTCGGCCGTGGTCCAGATCAGGCCGAGCTTGCCGGCGTCGAGGTCGTCGGCCACGGGGCTGTAGCCGAGCAGGTCGTTGGGTGCGGGCTTGGGCGGCGGCGGCGTGGTGTCGGGGCCGGTGGCAGCCTCGAAGCGGCGCTGCAGTTCCTCGCGCGGCAGGTCGGTGTGCACGACGGAGCCGATCGGGCGCACGTGCGGGCTGTTCCAGTACTGGTCGAACAGCACGCCCAGGCGCGGGATCAGCGCGCCCGTGACGAAGGTGTCGAGGTCAATGAAGTTCTGGCCCGAGGTGCGCCGGAAGTACTGGTTGCCGATGTTGCGCCCGCCCGCCACCGCCATCGCGCCGTCGGCGATGAAGAGCTTGTTGTGCATGCGGCGGTTGACGCGGCTGAAGTCGAACAGCGACGCAGTGAAGCGCCTGAGCAGGCTGCCGCGCCCGGCCGGGAACGGGTTGAACAGGCGCAGCTCCACGTTCGGCGTGGCGGCCAGCCCGAGCAGCAGGTCGTCTTCGCCGGACGTGTACAGGTCGTCCATCAACAGGCGCACGCGCACGCCGCGCTGGGCCGCGTCGCGCAGGGTGCGCAGCAGGTAGCGGCCGGTCTCGTCGTTCTCGATCTGGTAGTACTGCACGTCGAGCGTGCGCTGCGCGCGGCGCGCGAGCTGCAGCCGCGTGTCGAAGGCGAAGTCGCCGCCGGGCATGAGGCGAAAGCCGCTGAGGTCGGGGTCGGGCTGCGAGGCCAGCGCGATCTTGCCGAGCGCGGTGTCGGCCGAGACGGCGATGGCCTTGGTGGGTGCGTGCGGTGCTTCGTCGGGCAGCGTGGCGCAGCCCGTGATCAGCACCACCGCAGCAGCGAGCATCGCGGCGAGAGCCCGCCATTTTGGCGAACACCGCGGAACCGGCTTCGCCGGGCCGCCGGTGTTGCCCCCTGCAAGGGGGTTGGCGAAGCGACACGAAGTGCGCATAGCCTGGGGGTGTGCCTAGTTAAAGGGCCTTGCGCAGGTTGGCGGGCGCGATGCGCAGCGCCTCGCGGTACTTGGCCACGGTGCGGCGCGCGCACTCGATGCCCTGCTCTTTCAGCATCTCGGAAATCTGGCTGTCGGACAGCGGCTTCTTGATGCTCTCGGAACTCACGAACTGCTTGATCAGCGCGCGCACCGCGGTGCTCGACGCGTTGCCGCCGGTCTCGGTGCCCAGCGCCGAACCGAAGAAGTACTTGAGCTCGACCGTGCCGAAAGGCGTCGACATGTACTTGGCCGTGGTCACACGCGAGATGGTCGATTCGTGCAGGCCCAGTTCGTCGGCGATCTCGCGCAGCACCAGCGGGCGCATGGCCAGTTCGCCGTGCACGAAGTAGCTCTTCTGCCGCTCGACGATGGCGTTGCTCACGCGCAGGATGGTGTCGAAGCGCTGCTGGATGTTCTTGATGAACCAGCGCGCCTCCTGCAGCCGCTGCGACAGCGCCTGGCTGCCCTCGCCCTTGTGCGACTTGAGCGCACCGGCGTAGATGTCGTGCACGCGCAGGCGCGGCATGACCTCGGGGTTCAGCATGACGCGGAACTTGATGTTGGTGCCGCGGCCCGTCTTGGTGACGATCACGTCGGGAACGACGATGTTGCGTTCGACGTCGACAAAACGGCGCCCCGGCTTGGGCTCGAGCCGCGCAATGATCTGCAGCGCCGAGCGCACCAGCTCTTCATTCGTCCGCGTGAGCGTGGCCAGGCGCTTGAAGTCGCGCCGCGCGAGCAGCTCCATCGGCTGCTTGCAGATCGCGATGGCGGTCTTGCGCACAAGCGCTTCGGCCTCGGTCTCGTCTTCGTTCGCGAGCGCCTTCAGCTGAATGCTCAGGCATTCGCCGAGGTCGCGCGCGCCGACACCGGCGGGCTCCAGGCTCTGCAGCAGGCCCAGCGCCACCTGGAAGTGGTGCACGAGGTCGTCGAACTGGTCGTTGTCATCGCCCGCCAGGCCCGAGGCCAGCGCGGGCAGCGAGTCTTCGAGGTAACCGTCGTCGTTGAGCGATTCGATCAAAAAGCGCAGCGCGGCGCAGTCGTTTTCGTTGAGCCGCAGGGTCAGCGCCTGGCGGTGCAGGAACGATTGCAGCGACTCCTGGCTGCGCGCGAGTTCGGTGGCGTCGGCACGCTCGTCGTCGCCGAGGTTGTTCTGGCGCGCGGGCGCATCGCTGCCCCACTCGCTGTCGTCGGGCGCCATCTCGACGGTGCCGTCGCCTTCCCAGTCGGGCTCGCGCTCGGTGATCTCGGCCGCGGGGCCGTCGGATTCCGGTGTGGACGTGGTCGCTTCGCTGGAAGCGGTGGAGGCACTGGGGGCGGACGGCGCGAAATCGCCCTCGCCGGTGTCACCGCCGTCGTCGCGCGGCACGGGCGTGTCGACAGCATCGAGCCCGAACTCCTCGCGCGCGGCTTCTTCCGCGGTGCGTTCGAGGAACGGGTTCTCGTCCAGCATCTGCTCCACCTCCTGGCTCAGTTCGAGCGTGGAGAGTTGGAGCAGGCGAATGGACTGCTGCAGCTGAGGCGTCAGCGCCAGATGCTGCGAGACGCGAAGGGACAGCCCTTGCTTCATGGAGACGCGCCCCTCCCTTACATGCGGAAGTGCTCGCCC
This window harbors:
- a CDS encoding hybrid sensor histidine kinase/response regulator, translated to MTPTPASAAPPADARDGDHRFAIQCEVLRLSIRPLGPMLLVQYLLNCGVAALFAWQFSPVRALVWLALVTGVTVMRGFFPQRLPEPFTPTNLREAQRQHTLRTAIWELAHGLAGVLLFNPERPELQLLLGLILMGMTLSSAFSVSFYTPATQLAITLLLAPVIVTGLWLGAPVMMAVAVIGIGLTAMMWKLVADHSRQLEENIGLRLNERTLREQALAGLRASEQAQAERLRFFSAANHDLRQPVMAIGLQAEVLRQQLQHGTDSAAVQHTVASLSRAQQALEALTNQLLEIGRIEAAVDPLRPAAVALAPLLHELARQAGAGRIAVRCPADAIAWTDAVALRRVLSNLLDNALKFTPRGRVLLAVRARRRPAADTGRAWRVEVRDSGIGIAAESQARVFDDFEQVGNVERNLQHGHGLGLAIVRRLAGQLGIEVALRSAPGKGSVFSFELLAARPGAAAVPAPAPSVAMDLPDANAVLRPGLAVLVVEDNIVVADSLSALLRHWQVAPRVYASAAEALALADLDALDVALCDIRLPGAFNGIALAERLAQRKPTLTIALISADITEATQQLAATRGWHALRKPVQPDDLRRVLLRAQQQQLQPTPSS
- a CDS encoding cytochrome b, whose translation is MPVEPLPAPSVGAAALREPRYGRVTMALHWLLAAMIVGSLGVGLYMTGLPFSPQRLKLYSWHKWAGITILLLSALRLLWRLTHRPPPLSARVLAAMPTWQRAAHRISHALMYLLFFAVPLFGWAYSSGMGVPVVWFGLLPLPDLVAVDKGFAEAVLKPLHQRSAYLLAGVTLLHVAAALKHHWIDRDGLLQRMWPAPRKESAG
- a CDS encoding YceI family protein — translated: MTTRLLWGAAALLGFTLHAAAEPMPATAKLVPEKSQIAFVSKQMGVPVEGSFKRFDAQVAFDPKKPEGGSVLLQIDTASAGFGIPMSDAELPKPTWFDTAHFPQASFRSTAIKALGEGRFEMAGKLTIKGVSKYVTVPVSITSSGGAYSVATGTLTIQRLDYKVGDGEWTDTSVVGNEVQVRFKLTLAGLGPL
- a CDS encoding YceI family protein; translated protein: MNKLFFAAALCASAALPLAATAQEYTAPPLAAKPAGGPVKNASYVIDPTHTFVMYEMGHYGTTTNRGRFSTKDGSVQIDGTGTGGKVDITMDISSINTGVDLLNRHVQSKDFFNVAEFPTGRFVAERIDFSGDKVTDVPGTLTLMGQTKPVTLKAVRFNCYLNPLINRQVCGGDFEATVQRSDWGITWGLNFGFENKVKLLVQVEAVNVQQ
- a CDS encoding LysE family translocator, which encodes MMDTTLSLLGIAGAMAVGAMSPGPSFVMVARTAVASRSDGLAAALGMGAGGLAFSIAALAGLQAAFLAVPGLYLAIKAFGGAYLIYLGFRIWRGARQPLAITPDTDASPRGQGRSGRTFLLGLATQVSNPKTAVVYASIFAAFLPREVPLVLALAVPAVIFCIETGWYAIVALALSSAAPRAAYLRYKTWIDRAAGGVMGLLGLRLVWSAVRGT
- a CDS encoding phospholipase D family protein, translated to MLAAAVVLITGCATLPDEAPHAPTKAIAVSADTALGKIALASQPDPDLSGFRLMPGGDFAFDTRLQLARRAQRTLDVQYYQIENDETGRYLLRTLRDAAQRGVRVRLLMDDLYTSGEDDLLLGLAATPNVELRLFNPFPAGRGSLLRRFTASLFDFSRVNRRMHNKLFIADGAMAVAGGRNIGNQYFRRTSGQNFIDLDTFVTGALIPRLGVLFDQYWNSPHVRPIGSVVHTDLPREELQRRFEAATGPDTTPPPPKPAPNDLLGYSPVADDLDAGKLGLIWTTAEAYADSPDRVIGKTASYGGVPLLDVDSVRYNVVEQMRRARSEVTLVSPYLIPGASGLEVMREIRGRNVKISVVTNSLAATDEPLVHTAYRRYRADMLALGAELHELSSARTRRSVRLGLFGTSVGRLHAKSAVIDQRILFVGSMNFDPRSEIHNTEIGLFIRSPEMAQQTLKLLDVLKQQGAYRLRFAEDSRRIEWVSEEGGKTTVVHEEPDSGFWDRTMLELLSPLTPESLL
- the rpoN gene encoding RNA polymerase factor sigma-54: MKQGLSLRVSQHLALTPQLQQSIRLLQLSTLELSQEVEQMLDENPFLERTAEEAAREEFGLDAVDTPVPRDDGGDTGEGDFAPSAPSASTASSEATTSTPESDGPAAEITEREPDWEGDGTVEMAPDDSEWGSDAPARQNNLGDDERADATELARSQESLQSFLHRQALTLRLNENDCAALRFLIESLNDDGYLEDSLPALASGLAGDDNDQFDDLVHHFQVALGLLQSLEPAGVGARDLGECLSIQLKALANEDETEAEALVRKTAIAICKQPMELLARRDFKRLATLTRTNEELVRSALQIIARLEPKPGRRFVDVERNIVVPDVIVTKTGRGTNIKFRVMLNPEVMPRLRVHDIYAGALKSHKGEGSQALSQRLQEARWFIKNIQQRFDTILRVSNAIVERQKSYFVHGELAMRPLVLREIADELGLHESTISRVTTAKYMSTPFGTVELKYFFGSALGTETGGNASSTAVRALIKQFVSSESIKKPLSDSQISEMLKEQGIECARRTVAKYREALRIAPANLRKAL